The proteins below are encoded in one region of Corvus hawaiiensis isolate bCorHaw1 chromosome 3, bCorHaw1.pri.cur, whole genome shotgun sequence:
- the LOC125324067 gene encoding uncharacterized protein LOC125324067 isoform X2, with protein MRRRMMRRRSCAAPGCPRQPRAGDTGGHCRAAVAVPPRPAVSLPEEIIREQCTEARGRTEALQGQSFKLLGFLDVKNVPCARESVLYGSLGSLVMGLGHFLATKLEDLVMLQLVALFAQC; from the exons atgaggaggaggatgatgaggaggaggagctgcgCGGCACCCGGCTGCCCGCGGCAGCCCCGCGCTGGGGACACGGGAGGTCattgcagagcagcagtggccgtccctccccgccccgctgTTTCACTCCCCGAGGAAATAATTAGGGAACAATGCACGGAAGCCCGCGGCAGAACTGaggctctgcagggccag TCATTTAAACTCCTGGGATTTCTTGATGTTAAAAATGTCCCATGTGCACGAGAATCAGTGCTCTATGGCTCCCTGGGGTCTTTAGTTATGGGTCTTGGACATTTTTTAGCAACTA AGTTAGAAGATCTTGTGATGTTGCAGTTGGTGGCTTTATTTGCACAATGTTAG
- the LOC125324067 gene encoding cytochrome c oxidase assembly protein COX20, mitochondrial isoform X3 — MAGEGDSEPGKSFKLLGFLDVKNVPCARESVLYGSLGSLVMGLGHFLATSRVRRSCDVAVGGFICTMLGYWSYCRYNLAQQRIRQRMLKEGMRNRILFEGSYLDPEKEQTGSERSDS, encoded by the exons ATGGCGGGCGAGGGCGACTCTGAGCCGGGGAAG TCATTTAAACTCCTGGGATTTCTTGATGTTAAAAATGTCCCATGTGCACGAGAATCAGTGCTCTATGGCTCCCTGGGGTCTTTAGTTATGGGTCTTGGACATTTTTTAGCAACTA gtaGAGTTAGAAGATCTTGTGATGTTGCAGTTGGTGGCTTTATTTGCACAATGTTAGGATACTG GTCTTACTGCAGGTACAACTTGGCCCAGCAAAGGATCCGGCAAAGAATGCTTAAAGAAGGAATGAGAAACAGAATTCTGTTTGAAGGCAGTTACCTTGACCCAGAAAAGGAACAAACTGGCAGTGAAAGAAGTGATTCATAG
- the LOC125324067 gene encoding cytochrome c oxidase assembly protein COX20, mitochondrial isoform X1, translating into MRRRMMRRRSCAAPGCPRQPRAGDTGGHCRAAVAVPPRPAVSLPEEIIREQCTEARGRTEALQGQSFKLLGFLDVKNVPCARESVLYGSLGSLVMGLGHFLATSRVRRSCDVAVGGFICTMLGYWSYCRYNLAQQRIRQRMLKEGMRNRILFEGSYLDPEKEQTGSERSDS; encoded by the exons atgaggaggaggatgatgaggaggaggagctgcgCGGCACCCGGCTGCCCGCGGCAGCCCCGCGCTGGGGACACGGGAGGTCattgcagagcagcagtggccgtccctccccgccccgctgTTTCACTCCCCGAGGAAATAATTAGGGAACAATGCACGGAAGCCCGCGGCAGAACTGaggctctgcagggccag TCATTTAAACTCCTGGGATTTCTTGATGTTAAAAATGTCCCATGTGCACGAGAATCAGTGCTCTATGGCTCCCTGGGGTCTTTAGTTATGGGTCTTGGACATTTTTTAGCAACTA gtaGAGTTAGAAGATCTTGTGATGTTGCAGTTGGTGGCTTTATTTGCACAATGTTAGGATACTG GTCTTACTGCAGGTACAACTTGGCCCAGCAAAGGATCCGGCAAAGAATGCTTAAAGAAGGAATGAGAAACAGAATTCTGTTTGAAGGCAGTTACCTTGACCCAGAAAAGGAACAAACTGGCAGTGAAAGAAGTGATTCATAG